In Bradyrhizobium erythrophlei, a single genomic region encodes these proteins:
- a CDS encoding acyltransferase family protein translates to MITIGRQNGARSAALVCWAEQAAHRVQLMEDNGWNQLDTVRLILASIVAVDHAVGIFVSPFDLVGSQISDALSQAAEVAVELFFLTSGLVIGRSLIGKSHYGDALFLVFMTRRIARIYPPLLFSVLLTVAMALILRALGLDRYHGTAQALTRDSFSYLDNLRDVGRALLTFGFRGGLTGSSNGPLWSLALEMQAYVVVGLLAQAFYSKRIWMAILCLIGLAFAIRAREGGPLNELSVICFGLFALGVLLNIAKPSFPKLLPPIPIDFSYSLYILHFPTMLFIFFLTCQEEVSAAKAWLLVSVSLIVAFAMSVLSGIFIERHRGPRLRLEIRKEALKH, encoded by the coding sequence ATGATCACTATTGGTCGACAGAACGGCGCTCGCAGCGCCGCTCTCGTTTGTTGGGCCGAGCAGGCCGCGCATAGAGTTCAACTCATGGAGGATAATGGTTGGAACCAGCTTGATACGGTCAGATTAATCCTCGCGTCGATAGTGGCAGTCGATCATGCCGTCGGCATTTTTGTTTCCCCGTTCGATCTCGTCGGCTCGCAAATCAGCGATGCCTTGTCTCAGGCAGCCGAAGTCGCGGTCGAGCTGTTCTTTCTGACCTCAGGCCTGGTCATCGGTCGATCATTGATCGGCAAGTCCCATTATGGCGATGCGCTCTTTCTGGTCTTCATGACGCGGCGGATTGCGCGAATTTATCCACCTCTTCTGTTCAGTGTTTTGCTTACCGTTGCGATGGCCTTGATCCTGCGCGCGCTCGGCCTCGATCGATATCATGGTACGGCGCAAGCTCTCACAAGGGATTCATTTTCTTATCTCGACAACCTCAGGGACGTCGGACGAGCGCTGCTGACGTTCGGTTTCAGGGGCGGGCTCACTGGATCATCAAACGGACCATTATGGTCTCTGGCGTTGGAAATGCAGGCCTACGTTGTTGTTGGTCTGCTCGCTCAGGCATTTTATTCCAAACGAATATGGATGGCGATTTTGTGCTTGATTGGCCTAGCTTTCGCAATTCGCGCTCGCGAAGGCGGCCCCCTCAATGAGCTTTCCGTGATCTGTTTCGGCTTATTCGCGCTTGGCGTTTTGCTGAACATCGCAAAGCCGAGCTTTCCTAAGCTGTTACCACCGATACCGATCGATTTTTCCTACAGTCTTTATATTTTGCACTTTCCGACCATGCTTTTTATATTCTTTTTAACATGCCAGGAAGAAGTATCAGCGGCGAAGGCCTGGCTCCTCGTTTCGGTCTCGCTAATCGTAGCGTTTGCCATGTCAGTCTTGTCAGGAATTTTCATCGAGCGCCACCGAGGCCCGCGTCTTCGTTTGGAAATTCGAAAAGAAGCTCTGAAGCATTAA
- a CDS encoding winged helix-turn-helix transcriptional regulator encodes MDRLLETDHADERIVLGLLSSLESDAERSQRHIASELGIALGLVNAYLKRCVKKGLVKVHDAPARRYAYYLTPQGFAEKSRLTVQYLSNSFSFFRLAKGDCVQAFEAAKGRGFEGLVLAGQSDLAEIAILCALDAGITIVAVVDARSTAAKFAGVDVVKTFADVEGKFDAVLVTDVTRAMQSYETAIAAVGAERVLAPALLRLRLNAAGGGAR; translated from the coding sequence ATGGATCGCCTGCTGGAAACCGACCACGCGGACGAGAGGATCGTTCTCGGGTTGCTCAGTTCGCTGGAAAGCGACGCGGAGCGCTCGCAGCGCCATATTGCGTCCGAGCTCGGCATCGCTCTCGGTCTGGTCAACGCCTATCTCAAGCGCTGCGTCAAAAAGGGTCTGGTCAAGGTGCATGACGCGCCGGCCCGCCGCTACGCCTACTACCTGACGCCGCAGGGTTTCGCTGAGAAGTCGCGGCTGACGGTGCAATACCTGTCCAACTCGTTTTCCTTTTTTCGCCTCGCCAAGGGTGACTGCGTGCAGGCCTTCGAAGCCGCCAAGGGCAGGGGCTTCGAGGGGCTGGTGCTTGCTGGCCAATCGGATCTTGCCGAGATCGCCATCCTTTGTGCGCTCGACGCCGGCATCACCATCGTCGCTGTGGTCGATGCGCGCAGCACGGCCGCAAAATTCGCTGGCGTCGATGTGGTCAAGACCTTTGCCGACGTCGAGGGAAAGTTCGACGCGGTGCTGGTGACGGACGTGACGCGTGCGATGCAATCCTATGAAACGGCGATCGCCGCCGTTGGCGCCGAACGGGTGTTGGCGCCGGCCTTGTTGAGGTTGCGTCTCAATGCCGCGGGCGGAGGCGCCAGATGA
- the nusG gene encoding transcription termination/antitermination protein NusG yields the protein MTDAAETVWYVVQTQVNCEAKATQNLIRQGYQVYLPRYLKRRRHARKVDFTAKPLFPRYMFVAIDMATQRWRSIQSTFGVARLVTNGDAPAMVPIGIVNALKAREDDKGFIRMDTRPTFAPGDKVRVLAGAFMDNAGLFNGLADRDRVSILLEMLGRKVRVLLDADLVVAA from the coding sequence ATGACCGATGCGGCTGAGACCGTCTGGTATGTCGTGCAGACCCAGGTGAACTGCGAAGCGAAGGCGACACAAAATCTCATTCGCCAGGGCTATCAGGTCTACCTGCCGCGCTATCTCAAGCGCCGTCGGCACGCGCGCAAAGTCGACTTCACGGCGAAGCCGCTGTTCCCGCGCTACATGTTCGTCGCCATCGATATGGCGACGCAGCGCTGGCGTTCGATCCAGTCGACCTTTGGCGTTGCGAGGCTCGTCACCAATGGTGATGCGCCAGCCATGGTGCCGATCGGCATCGTCAACGCGCTGAAAGCGCGCGAGGACGACAAGGGTTTCATTCGGATGGATACGCGGCCGACCTTCGCGCCGGGTGACAAGGTGAGGGTGTTGGCGGGTGCGTTTATGGACAATGCTGGCCTCTTCAATGGCCTCGCTGACCGTGATCGCGTATCAATTCTCTTGGAGATGCTCGGCCGCAAGGTACGCGTCCTGCTCGACGCGGACTTGGTCGTCGCCGCTTAG
- a CDS encoding class I SAM-dependent methyltransferase codes for MQRTTEWLNDDLDYAYHERQFDEPYQSTLAFCAWLEQIGAMKPDAVSRVLDIGCGQGANLFYMQNHFPNATFTGIDLNPNLVARGNAIYERHGLSRARLLSGDLYKLDPEVCRDVDCLVSFQTLSWLPEFKRPLRSFAATRAKWICLSSLFFDGQATCTIEIQEYDENYQEKGKGFCNVYSLPVVEKFLLSLGYGGLQSIPFEITIDLPRPSHKGLGTYTRRTTDGARMQISGPLLMPWYFIAARRLSDTKT; via the coding sequence ATGCAGAGAACAACGGAGTGGCTGAACGACGATTTGGACTACGCCTATCATGAGCGTCAGTTCGATGAGCCCTATCAAAGCACATTGGCCTTCTGTGCGTGGCTCGAACAGATCGGCGCCATGAAGCCGGACGCGGTGTCTCGCGTTTTGGATATTGGCTGCGGTCAGGGGGCCAATCTTTTTTACATGCAAAATCACTTTCCCAACGCGACGTTCACCGGCATCGATTTGAATCCAAACCTGGTGGCGCGGGGTAACGCGATTTATGAGCGACATGGTCTCAGCCGAGCCAGGCTGTTGAGCGGCGATTTGTATAAGCTGGATCCCGAGGTTTGCCGAGACGTCGACTGCCTCGTTAGTTTCCAAACTCTGAGCTGGCTTCCCGAATTCAAAAGACCTCTACGATCATTCGCGGCAACACGTGCAAAGTGGATTTGCCTGTCGTCCCTGTTCTTCGATGGCCAGGCGACCTGCACGATCGAAATTCAGGAATATGACGAGAATTATCAAGAAAAAGGGAAAGGCTTCTGCAACGTCTATTCCTTGCCAGTCGTCGAGAAGTTCCTGCTTTCCTTGGGATACGGTGGTCTTCAATCCATTCCGTTTGAAATCACCATCGATCTTCCTCGGCCGTCTCACAAGGGCCTCGGAACTTATACCCGCCGAACGACCGACGGTGCACGGATGCAGATTTCTGGCCCGCTTCTGATGCCCTGGTACTTTATCGCAGCTCGGCGCCTGTCGGATACCAAGACGTGA
- a CDS encoding cytidylyltransferase domain-containing protein has protein sequence MINGKRVLGLITARAGSKGLPGKNIRPLCGKPLIVWSVEQALSCPYIDGVVVSTDGEDIAAVARRAGAHVPFLRPAELADDAAKSIDVILHAVDHLAGTGSYYDIVTLLEPTSPLREGKDITGALERLATNDDIRSIVSVSEAEASHPSFLFSIESGCLRPVLDSQPNGVRRQDVEGRYYFIEGSIYASTVDALREFKGFHHAYTAAWVVERYKSIEIDELCDAIMAESLMSARLRGELK, from the coding sequence GTGATCAACGGCAAGCGAGTTCTAGGACTGATCACGGCTCGGGCAGGATCCAAGGGACTGCCGGGAAAGAATATTCGTCCGCTTTGCGGAAAACCCCTGATTGTCTGGAGCGTCGAGCAGGCGCTTTCCTGTCCTTACATCGATGGCGTGGTCGTTAGCACCGATGGCGAAGACATTGCGGCTGTTGCCCGGCGCGCTGGAGCTCATGTTCCATTTCTGAGGCCGGCGGAATTGGCCGACGACGCAGCCAAGAGCATCGATGTTATTCTGCATGCAGTTGATCACCTGGCTGGTACTGGATCCTACTACGACATCGTGACGCTTCTGGAGCCGACCTCGCCGCTGCGCGAAGGCAAGGACATAACAGGAGCGCTCGAACGGCTGGCAACCAACGACGACATCAGGAGTATCGTCAGCGTCTCGGAAGCGGAAGCCAGTCATCCGTCGTTTCTTTTTTCGATCGAGTCCGGATGCCTCAGGCCCGTGCTCGACAGCCAGCCGAACGGTGTGAGACGTCAGGATGTTGAGGGGCGTTACTATTTCATCGAAGGGTCGATCTATGCGAGCACCGTCGATGCGCTCCGGGAATTCAAGGGATTCCATCACGCGTACACGGCTGCTTGGGTCGTTGAGCGCTACAAGTCTATCGAAATCGATGAGTTGTGCGACGCCATCATGGCCGAGTCGTTGATGTCAGCGCGGTTACGAGGAGAATTGAAGTGA
- a CDS encoding glutamate-1-semialdehyde 2,1-aminomutase, whose amino-acid sequence MSSYQERLLRAIPGGAHTYSRGYDQFPSNAPQILKRGKGAYVYGADESMLLDYGMGLRGVNVGYGEDEINQAAFRQIEYGNSLTRPSMIELEAAETIIDLIDSIDMVKFTKNGSTSTSAAVKLARAYTKRDLVARCLEHPFFSYDDWFIGSTTLTNGVPENISTLTKTFHYNDLASLEALLDSHPGQFACVILEAMSMEEPKEGFLNGVQRLCRKHGAVFIIDEMITGFRWHLKGAQYFYGITPDLCTFGKGMANGFSVSCVAGKREIMELGSIEFPGRERVFLLSTTNGAEMCGLGAFVATVDFMKRNKVIEHHWNYGTRLLKIFDQVTCQHGVAHSFKIVGAPCAPYFVTLSSDGAPSPELRTIFGQEMVRNGVLMPWIGFSYRHGDEELEITANALDKTFAIYRKALDQGTEKYLVGPAVKPVFRKYN is encoded by the coding sequence GTGAGCAGCTATCAGGAGCGTCTTCTTAGAGCCATTCCGGGCGGAGCCCACACTTACTCGCGCGGATATGACCAGTTTCCGTCGAACGCTCCTCAAATCCTGAAGCGCGGCAAGGGCGCCTACGTTTATGGCGCGGACGAATCGATGCTGCTCGACTATGGTATGGGGCTGCGCGGCGTGAATGTCGGCTACGGAGAGGATGAGATCAATCAAGCTGCTTTCAGGCAGATAGAATACGGCAATAGCCTGACGCGTCCTTCCATGATCGAACTCGAGGCCGCGGAGACGATTATCGATCTTATCGATTCAATCGACATGGTGAAATTTACCAAGAATGGATCGACGTCTACCTCGGCGGCGGTGAAATTGGCTCGCGCATACACGAAGCGTGATTTGGTGGCGCGCTGTCTGGAGCATCCATTCTTCTCCTATGACGATTGGTTCATCGGTTCGACCACTTTGACGAACGGCGTGCCCGAGAATATTTCGACCTTGACCAAGACGTTCCACTACAACGACCTTGCGTCGCTGGAAGCGTTGCTCGACAGTCATCCCGGCCAATTCGCCTGCGTTATTCTGGAAGCGATGTCGATGGAAGAGCCCAAGGAGGGCTTTCTCAACGGCGTTCAACGGCTTTGCCGGAAACATGGCGCTGTATTCATTATTGATGAGATGATCACGGGCTTCCGCTGGCATCTAAAGGGCGCGCAATATTTTTACGGCATTACCCCGGATCTTTGTACCTTCGGCAAAGGCATGGCGAATGGCTTTTCGGTGTCGTGTGTCGCCGGAAAGCGCGAGATCATGGAATTGGGTTCAATTGAATTTCCGGGCCGCGAAAGAGTATTCCTGCTTTCCACCACGAACGGCGCGGAAATGTGTGGTTTGGGCGCCTTCGTCGCCACCGTCGACTTCATGAAGCGAAATAAGGTCATTGAACATCATTGGAACTATGGAACTAGGCTCCTGAAAATATTTGATCAGGTTACCTGTCAGCACGGCGTGGCGCACAGTTTCAAAATTGTGGGAGCACCCTGCGCGCCATACTTCGTAACGCTTAGCTCTGATGGCGCTCCGTCGCCCGAATTGCGTACGATTTTTGGGCAAGAGATGGTCCGCAACGGCGTCTTGATGCCCTGGATCGGATTCTCTTATCGGCATGGCGACGAGGAGCTCGAAATTACGGCCAATGCTCTGGACAAGACTTTTGCCATCTATCGCAAAGCGCTGGACCAAGGCACTGAGAAATATCTTGTAGGTCCCGCGGTCAAGCCCGTGTTCCGCAAATACAATTAA
- a CDS encoding sulfotransferase — protein MQYELAERQLQNIQDTVIITGCPRSGTSVFGQIISTFEGMEYHYEPQIVHILMRLLERNEISKNIAFLLLRMYLHEDLLVESAHARRVNLRPNDTTLILNSMPWKELIHRWSSIANTADALAYINERNLRVAIKTINVIGFISNLREALPEAKFLLILRDGRDVVYSLLQRNWLTDEALQHHYWPYKFVDGHRVPDRVDDDTAERWVAMKPIDRACYLWRRDAESSIQAMSGQRRDELHVIRYEALLSDPEPLLADVARFLVSRMTDQTYPMVRSLRPYKPRDSYAFLDEADPKEFKRFREVNEALGYRW, from the coding sequence ATGCAATACGAACTAGCTGAACGACAGCTTCAAAATATCCAGGATACCGTCATTATCACCGGGTGTCCTCGTTCCGGAACCAGCGTTTTTGGTCAGATCATCAGCACATTTGAGGGAATGGAGTATCACTACGAGCCGCAAATCGTGCACATTCTGATGCGATTGCTCGAGCGTAATGAAATCAGCAAGAACATAGCCTTCCTTCTGCTGCGTATGTATTTGCATGAGGATCTGCTGGTTGAATCGGCTCACGCACGCAGGGTCAATTTGCGGCCGAATGATACGACTCTCATTCTCAATTCAATGCCGTGGAAGGAATTGATCCATCGCTGGAGCAGCATTGCGAACACCGCCGACGCGTTGGCCTACATCAACGAACGAAATTTGCGGGTGGCCATCAAGACCATCAATGTCATCGGCTTTATTTCGAATTTGCGTGAAGCTCTGCCTGAAGCCAAGTTTCTCCTCATTCTGAGAGATGGACGCGACGTCGTTTACTCGCTTCTTCAAAGAAACTGGCTGACGGATGAGGCCCTCCAGCATCACTATTGGCCGTACAAGTTCGTTGACGGGCATCGTGTCCCTGACCGCGTGGACGACGACACGGCGGAGCGCTGGGTTGCAATGAAACCCATCGATCGCGCTTGCTATTTGTGGCGCCGGGACGCCGAGTCTTCAATCCAGGCAATGTCAGGACAACGTCGTGACGAGTTGCACGTCATTCGATACGAAGCGCTGCTTTCGGATCCGGAGCCGCTTTTGGCCGATGTTGCGCGCTTCCTGGTAAGTCGAATGACGGATCAGACCTACCCGATGGTTCGGTCGTTGCGGCCTTACAAGCCAAGAGACAGTTATGCGTTTCTCGACGAGGCTGATCCGAAGGAATTCAAGCGGTTTCGTGAGGTCAACGAGGCCCTCGGTTATCGGTGGTGA
- the cysD gene encoding sulfate adenylyltransferase subunit CysD has translation MPNNRRLRELEAESIYIFREVASQFERPVLLYSIGKDSTVLLHLAMKAFFPGKLPFPLLHVDTKWKFKEMISFRDEVAERHGLELIVHTNPVGLAQGIGPTTHGSAIHTMVMKTDALRQAIDQHKFDAAIGGARRDEEKSRAKERVFSVRKAGHRWDPKGQRPELWHTYNGRLLPGETMRVFPLSNWTEFDVWDYIQLERLAVVDLYFAKPRPVVVRDGALIVVDDERLPLEPGEVPVQRRVRFRTLGCYPLTGALESDASTVDDLIDELRASRQTERQGRIIDADQAGSMEKKKQEGYF, from the coding sequence GTGCCGAACAATCGTCGCTTAAGAGAACTCGAAGCAGAGAGTATTTACATTTTTCGGGAGGTCGCATCTCAGTTTGAGCGGCCAGTTCTCCTGTACTCAATCGGTAAGGACTCAACCGTCCTGCTGCATTTGGCCATGAAGGCATTTTTTCCAGGAAAATTGCCGTTTCCGCTGCTCCATGTCGACACTAAGTGGAAGTTCAAGGAAATGATTTCGTTCCGCGACGAGGTCGCTGAGCGCCATGGACTTGAACTCATTGTCCATACAAATCCAGTTGGCCTCGCTCAGGGTATCGGGCCGACCACACACGGCAGCGCCATCCATACGATGGTCATGAAGACGGACGCCCTTCGCCAGGCGATTGATCAGCACAAATTCGATGCGGCGATCGGCGGCGCGCGCAGGGATGAGGAAAAGTCGCGAGCAAAGGAGCGCGTGTTCTCTGTTCGCAAGGCCGGCCATCGGTGGGATCCGAAGGGACAACGTCCAGAGCTTTGGCACACTTATAATGGACGCCTCCTGCCGGGGGAGACCATGCGCGTGTTTCCCTTGTCCAATTGGACCGAGTTCGATGTCTGGGATTACATCCAGCTTGAACGTCTTGCGGTCGTCGACCTCTACTTCGCAAAGCCACGTCCAGTCGTCGTTCGGGACGGAGCGTTGATCGTTGTCGACGACGAACGCCTGCCACTTGAACCGGGCGAGGTGCCTGTCCAGCGTCGTGTCCGGTTCCGAACACTTGGCTGTTATCCGTTGACGGGCGCGCTCGAATCCGATGCGTCGACCGTCGACGACTTGATTGACGAGTTGCGCGCTTCCCGTCAGACCGAACGCCAGGGCCGCATCATCGATGCTGATCAGGCTGGATCGATGGAAAAGAAGAAGCAGGAGGGTTACTTCTGA